One segment of Rosa chinensis cultivar Old Blush chromosome 6, RchiOBHm-V2, whole genome shotgun sequence DNA contains the following:
- the LOC112172838 gene encoding GATA transcription factor 12, giving the protein MEAPEYFQNSFCPQFVTEKQRHSFDNTKANNGAGAGDGFMVEDLLDFSNDDAVITDAAAAAFDNVTGNSTDSSTLTVIDSSCNSSSLSGCEPANFPADFGSRNFNEVPFSSDLCVPYDDLAELEWQLSSFSEESFSSEDLQKLQLISGMKARPDEAASETRHFQPDPNNHIISNHNNNNPIFNSDISVPAKARSKRSRAAPCNWTSRLLLLTPKESSPESSDVVISEPPSLPPVESSVGKKTLKAAPKKKENPEGGAALPGDGRKCLHCSTEKTPQWRTGPMGPKTLCNACGVRYKSGRLVPEYRPAASPTFVLTKHSNSHRKVLELRRQKEMVRAQHQYIHHQPPPHHHHHHNPNMIFDVNGGDYLIHQHVGPDFRQLI; this is encoded by the exons ATGGAGGCACCCGAATATTTTCAGAACAGCTTCTGCCCACAATTCGTAACCGAAAAGCAGCGACACTCTTTCGACAACACCAAGGCCAACAATGGCGCCGGTGCAGGCGACGGTTTCATGGTGGAGGACCTTCTTGACTTTTCTAACGACGACGCTGTCATTACCgacgctgctgctgctgcttttgaTAACGTCACCGGAAACTCCACAGACTCCTCCACCCTCACCGTCATCGACAGCAGCTGCAATTCTTCCTCTTTATCCGGCTGCGAACCGGCCAATTTCCCCGCCGATTTCGGAAGCCGGAATTTCAACGAAGTCCCCTTCTCCAGTGACCTCTGCGTTCCG tACGACGATTTAGCTGAGCTCGAATGGCAGCTCTCGAGTTTCTCGGAGGAGTCGTTTTCCAGCGAGGACCTCCAGAAGCTGCAGCTCATATCCGGAATGAAAGCCCGACCCGACGAGGCCGCCTCCGAGACCCGCCACTTCCAACCTGACCCAAACAACCACATCATCAGCAACCACAATAATAACAACCCGATATTCAACTCGGATATTTCGGTACCCGCCAAGGCGCGGAGTAAACGGTCCCGGGCAGCCCCGTGCAACTGGACTTCCCGCCTCCTCCTTCTCACGCCTAAAGAATCCTCTCCGGAGTCGTCCGACGTCGTCATTTCCGAACCGCCGTCGCTGCCTCCGGTGGAGTCTAGTGTCGGCAAGAAGACACTAAAGGCCGCgccaaagaagaaggagaatcCAGAAGGCGGCGCCGCCTTGCCCGGGGACGGCCGGAAGTGTCTGCATTGCTCAACGGAAAAGACTCCGCAGTGGCGGACAGGGCCCATGGGCCCGAAGACGCTCTGCAACGCCTGCGGAGTCAGGTATAAGTCGGGCCGGCTCGTGCCTGAGTACAGGCCCGCGGCCAGCCCGACTTTCGTGCTAACGAAGCACTCCAACTCGCACCGTAAGGTGCTGGAGCTGCGGCGGCAGAAAGAGATGGTGAGAGCTCAGCACCAGTACATTCATCACCAGCCACCGccgcaccaccaccaccaccataatCCCAACATGATTTTCGACGTTAATGGCGGTGATTACTTGATTCACCAACACGTGGGGCCCGATTTCAGGCAGCTGATCTAG
- the LOC112172131 gene encoding casein kinase 1-like protein HD16, producing MPEPRRRNRTPKNPNPITRRAALRKTNCGKISKSRNNRKKKSGPVLETRSFELKEHQVRDFRAMDEYDSGGRSGDKGPVAEEEISAPIPDKVQVGGSPLYKVERKLGKGGFGQVYVGRRTAPGPGAIEVALKFEHRSSKGCNYGPPYEWQIYNALGGSHGVPRVHYKGRQADYYIMVMDILGPSLWDVWNNSSHTMSIEMVACIAIEAISILEKMHSRGYVHGDVKPENFLLGPPGTPEEKKLFLVDLGLATRWRDSSTGLHVDYDQRPDVFRGTVRYASVHAHLGRTGSRRDDLESLAYTLIFLLRGRLPWQGYQGENKGFLVCKKKMATSPETLCCFCPQPFRLFVEHVVNLKFDEEPNYAKYISLFDGVVGPNPDIRPINTDGAQKLICQVGQKRGRLTMEEEDDEQPKKKIRMGMPATQWISVYNARRPMKQRYHYNVADVRLSQHIEKGNEDGLFISSVASCSNLWALIMDAGTGFSSQVYELSPFFLHKEWIMEQWDKNFYISAIAGANNGSSLVVMSKGTSFLQQSYKVSESFPFKWINKKWREGFYVTAMATAGSRWAIVMSRGAGFSDQVVELDFLYPSEGIHRRWDSGYRITSTAATWDQAALVLSVPRRKPADETQETLRTSAFPSTHVKEKWAKNLYIASICYGRTVS from the exons ATGCCTGAGCCGCGCCGCAGAAATCGGACCCCTAAAAACCCGAACCCGATTACCCGAAGGGCCGCACTGAGGAAGACGAATTGTGGTAAAATTAGTAAGAGTAGGAATAATCGGAAGAAGAAGAGCGGTCCGGTACTCGAAACGAGGTCGTTTGAGTTGAAGGAACACCAGGTTAGGGATTTCAGAGCCATGGATGAGTACGATAGCGGTGGCCGCAGCGGCGATAAGGGTCCGGTAGCTGAGGAAGAAATCTCAGCTCCTATTCCCGACAAG GTCCAGGTTGGTGGTTCCCCGCTGTACAAAGTAGAGAGGAAATTGGGGAAAGGAGGCTTTGGACAAGTATATGTTGGCCGGCGCACTGCACCCGGCCCTGGAGCTATTGAG GTTGCCTTGAAATTTGAGCATAGAAGCAGTAAAGGATGTAATTATGGCCCACCATATGAATGGCAAATTTACAA TGCACTTGGTGGTAGTCATGGAGTTCCAAGAGTTCATTATAAGGGTCGGCAAGCTGACTACTATATCATG GTTATGGATATTCTTGGGCCTAGTTTGTGGGATGTCTGGAATAACAGCTCGCACAC AATGTCAATTGAAATGGTTGCATGTATTGCCATTGAGGCAATTTCCATATTGGAGAAGATGCACTCTAGAGG ATATGTGCATGGAGATGTGAAACCTGAGAACTTTTTGCTTGGTCCGCCTGGAACTCCTGAGGAGAAGAAGCTATTCCTTGTTGACCTTGGATTAG CCACAAGGTGGCGAGATAGTTCAACTGGCCTGCATGTAGATTATGATCAACGTCCAGATGTTTTCAG GGGAACTGTGCGGTATGCAAGTGTGCATGCTCATCTTGGTAGAACTGGTAGCAGGAGAGATGACTTGGAATCTTTAGCTTACACATTGATATTTCTTCTCCGTGGGCGGTTACCTTGGCAAGGATACCAG GGAGAAAATAAAGGATTCCTTGTCTGCAAGAAAAAGATGGCCACTTCTCCAGAAACTCTATGTTGCTTTTGCCCTCAACCATTCAGACTGTTTGTTGAGCATGTGGTGAATTTGAAGTTTGATGAAGAACCGAACTATGCAAAATATATATCCCTTTTTGATGGAGTTGTTGGTCCAAATCCAGATATTAGACCAATAAATACTGATGGTGCTCAGAAG CTTATATGTCAGGTTGGACAAAAGAGAGGGCGATTAACCATGGAGGAAGAGGACGACGAGCAGCCAAAGAAGAAAATTCGCATGGGGATGCCGGCAACACAATGGATTAGTGTTTACAATGCTCGTAGGCCTATGAAGCAAAG ATATCACTACAATGTGGCAGATGTGAGGCTTTCCCAACATATTGAGAAAGGAAATGAAGATGGGTTGTTTATCAGCAGTGTGGCTTCCTGTTCAAATCTTTGGGCTCTCATTATGGATGCTGGAACTGGATTCAGTTCCCAAGTTTATGAACTCTCTCCATTTTTTCTCCACAAG GAATGGATCATGGAACAATGGGACAAAAATTTCTATATCAGCGCAATAGCAGGAGCTAACAATGGAAGCTCTTTGGTTGTAATGTCTAAAG GGACCTCATTCTTACAGCAGTCCTATAAAGTCAGTGAGTCATTTCCTTTCAAGTGGATTAATAAAAAATGGAGGGAAGGATTTTATGTTACTGCAATGGCCACTGCAGGGAGTAGATGGGCTATTGTTATGTCTCGGGGTGCAGGATTTTCTGACCAG GTTGTAGAACTGGATTTTCTGTATCCTAGTGAAGGTATTCATCGAAGGTGGGACAGTGGTTACCGCATCACGTCAACTGCAGCAACTTGGGATCAGGCAGCTCTTGTTCTTAGTGTTCCAAGGAGAAAACCTGCTGATGAAACACAAGAGACTCTTCGAACCTCTGCTTTTCCAAGTACACATGTGAAG GAGAAATGGGCAAAAAACCTTTACATAGCATCTATTTGTTATGGTCGAACTGTGTCATGA
- the LOC112174056 gene encoding uncharacterized protein LOC112174056: MESTTTPEIAKKLSNMLRLMKKRGKILGKSVNDFILRHHTTLDSVRCRSLDDVHVSFVYPMEYEFSCSSSPPHHQRSRTPGHLSSSKRNNINYYNGRYHHQHSRRSVYVPMMCEDVLGSKNVSFCGGDVVEPLRLRPRVRKVRITEWEPLFPLNTSEEEEEEEEWHVDKAAQEFIDKFYRDLMLQKWNSVADRCF, translated from the coding sequence ATGGAATCTACTACCACACCAGAGATAGCAAAGAAGCTAAGCAACATGTTACGTCTAATGAAGAAACGTGGCAAGATCCTAGGCAAGTCGGTAAACGACTTCATACTCCGCCACCACACCACCCTCGACTCAGTCCGCTGCCGCTCACTCGACGACGTGCACGTGTCATTCGTGTACCCCATGGAGTACGAGTTCAGCTGCAGCAGCAGCCCACCACACCACCAACGGTCGCGTACACCCGGCCACCTTAGCAGCAGCAAGCGCAACAACATCAACTACTACAACGGCCGTTATCATCACCAGCACTCGCGGCGGTCCGTTTACGTGCCGATGATGTGCGAAGACGTTTTGGGGAGTAAGAATGTGTCCTTCTGCGGCGGTGACGTGGTGGAGCCGCTGCGGCTGAGGCCGAGGGTGAGGAAGGTTAGGATAACGGAGTGGGAGCCGTTATTTCCGTTGAACACCagtgaagaagaggaggaggaggaggagtggcATGTGGACAAGGCAGCGCAGGAATTCATCGACAAGTTTTATCGGGATCTAATGTTGCAAAAGTGGAATTCGGTAGCAGATCGATGCTTTTAG